The Fragaria vesca subsp. vesca linkage group LG2, FraVesHawaii_1.0, whole genome shotgun sequence genome includes a window with the following:
- the LOC101292759 gene encoding 40S ribosomal protein S10-like — MIISEKNRREISKYLFQEGVCYAKKDYNMPKHPEIDVPNLQVIKLMQSFKSKEYVRETFAWMHYYWYLTNDGIEFLRNYLNLPSEIVPNTLKKQPKPPGRPFGGPPGERPRGPPRFGDGERRFGGDRDGYRGGPRGGDFGGDKEGAPADYRPSFGGAPTRPAFGRGAGGFGAGPASSNLS; from the exons ATCATTTCAGAGAAGAACCGGCGCGAGATCTCCAAGTACCTCTTCCAAG AGGGAGTGTGCTATGCGAAGAAGGACTATAACATGCCTAAGCATCCGGAGATTGATGTGCCGAATCTGCAGGTGATTAAGCTGATGCAGAGCTTCAAGTCCAAAGAGTATGTCAGGGAGACTTTCGCGTGGATGCACTACTACTGGTATCTCACCAACGATGGCATTGAGTTCTTGAGGAACTACCTCAACCTCCCCTCCGAGATTGTGCCCAACACTCTCAAGAAACAGCCTAAGCCACCTGGCCGTCCTTTCGGCGGCCCACCCGGCGAACGCCCTCG TGGCCCACCCCGCTTTGGTGATGGAGAGCGCAGATTTGGAGGTGACCGTGATGGTTACCGTGGAGGTCCTCGTGGAGGTGACTTTGGTGGTGACAAGGAAGGAGCCCCTGCTGATTACAGACCTTCTTTCGGG GGTGCTCCCACAAGACCTGCCTTTGGTCGTGGTGCTGGTGGTTTTGGTGCCGGTCCAGCTAGCTCGAATCTATCTTAA